A genomic segment from Coccinella septempunctata chromosome 3, icCocSept1.1, whole genome shotgun sequence encodes:
- the LOC123310346 gene encoding uncharacterized protein LOC123310346, with amino-acid sequence MDYWRRAAGKSRLDRVRNESILDIMKVDHRVTDDIKEKPLRWYGHVQRMGDERLPKQVLHWMPHGRRRRGRPRLSWREGITGEMRARGMEENLWEDRERWRLEIRRRRRTL; translated from the coding sequence ATGGATTATTGGAGGAGAGCGGCTGGAAAATCACGGTTGGACAGAGTGAGGAATGAGAGTATCCTGGATATCATGAAGGTAGATCATAGGGTGACGGACGACATCAAGGAGAAACCACTGAGGTGGTACGGGCACGTGCAGAGAATGGGCGACGAGAGACTTCCGAAACAGGTGCTGCATTGGATGCCCCATGGAAGGAGAAGAAGAGGGAGACCTAGATTGAGCTGGAGAGAGGGAATAACAGGCGAGATGAGAGCGAGGGGAATGGAAGAGAACTTATGGGAGGACCGAGAGAGATGGAGGCTGGAAATCAGAAGACGTCGAAGAACGTTGTGA